A window of the Henckelia pumila isolate YLH828 chromosome 3, ASM3356847v2, whole genome shotgun sequence genome harbors these coding sequences:
- the LOC140890044 gene encoding monoterpene synthase TPS4, chloroplastic-like → MSSIQCHCISFQYSILLKNPRLPKLKCLAIASTPKNERVLLAGLKQSTVVIEELKENTRKELKRSLQYYLEPPVEAMKVIDNLQWLGIGYHFEDEINLWLEKLSEWDNSYEEDDLHATALRFRLLRQQLRPVSCDVFEKFMEENKKRKSKKSLNRDEGLLNLFEASYLGASGEHILSEAMKFTETQLASSVKNTWAADGDLSRRISRALELPRHHRMVRLESRRCIEDGSTQIHGSPHLLELARLDYNDVQLLHKTELAEFRRWWKQLGLVGKLSFARDPEGECFFWAVGIFPDPRYSGVRMEIAKTIAILITIDDVFDKFGTIDDLSRFTLAIQRWDLDAIENLPDYMKICYMALYNTTTEIAQNILKQHGINVLHFLARVWIDTIEAYMVEAKWFQNGQIPSVEDYIENAVTTGGSYMALVHSFFLMGEGITNHNIQFMRKPYPRLFSTSGRILRLWDDLGTSKEEQDFGDNASLIPVLMKEKNLSSEDEARECIKQSIRQAWMEMNTNLLDSNIWPLSLINVCLNMCRTSEAIYHHQEYSYLSSFKRTAQIKLLEPITN, encoded by the exons ATGTCGTCGATACAATGCCATTGCATTTCTTTCCAATATTCTATTTTGCTTAAAAATCCTCGCCTTCCCAAGCTCAAGTGCCTAGCCATCGCATCAACTCCG AAAAACGAGAGAGTACTATTGGCCGGTTTGAAACAGAGTACCGTAGTCATTGAAGAATTGAAAGAAAACACAAGAAAGGAACTAAAAAGATCACTGCAATATTATTTAGAGCCGCCGGTCGAAGCGATGAAGGTGATAGACAACCTTCAATGGCTGGGAATTGGATACCACTTCGAAGATGAAATCAATTTGTGGTTAGAAAAGCTAAGCGAATGGGATAATTCATACGAAGAAGATGACCTTCATGCAACTGCTCTTCGATTCCGGCTGCTCAGGCAACAACTGAGACCAGTTAGCTGcg atgtttttgaaaaatttatggaAGAAAACAAGAAGAGAAAATCGAAGAAATCCTTGAACCGAGACGAGGGACTCCTGAATTTGTTCGAAGCATCGTATTTGGGTGCGAGTGGTGAGCATATATTGTCAGAGGCCATGAAATTCACAGAAACTCAATTAGCTTCTTCAGTTAAAAACACGTGGGCGGCGGACGGCGATCTTTCCCGGCGGATCAGCCGTGCTCTGGAGCTTCCCAGGCACCATAGAATGGTGAGGTTGGAGTCGAGACGATGCATCGAAGATGGCAGCACACAAATCCACGGCAGCCCACATCTTCTTGAACTTGCAAGGTTAGATTACAACGATGTCCAGTTATTGCACAAGACGGAGCTCGCGGAGTTCAGAAG gtGGTGGAAACAATTAGGCCTCGTCGGTAAATTGAGTTTCGCAAGGGATCCGGAGGGAGAATGCTTTTTCTGGGCCGTTGGTATTTTCCCAGATCCCAGATACTCGGGTGTTCGAATGGAGATTGCGAAAACCATAGCCATTTTAATCACGATCGATGATGTTTTCGACAAATTTGGCACCATAGATGACCTTTCACGCTTCACCCTCGCAATTCAAag ATGGGATTTGGACGCAATAGAGAATCTACCCGATTACATGAAAATATGCTACATGGCATTATACAACACAACTACAGAGATAGCCCAAAACATTCTCAAACAACATGGGATAAACGTTCTCCATTTCCTTGCAAGAGTG TGGATCGATACCATTGAAGCTTATATGGTTGAGGCCAAGTGGTTCCAAAATGGACAAATACCAAGTGTGGAAGATTACATAGAAAACGCAGTTACAACAGGAGGGTCATACATGGCTTTAGTACACTCATTCTTCTTGATGGGAGAAGGAATCACCAATCACAATATACAATTCATGCGCAAACCATACCCTCGATTATTTTCAACTTCTGGGAGGATTCTTCGACTTTGGGACGATCTTGGCACTTCAAAG GAAGAACAAGATTTCGGAGATAACGCTTCGCTGATACCGGTGTTGATGAAGGAAAAGAATCTGTCAAGTGAAGATGAAGCAAGAGAATGCATCAAACAATCCATCAGACAGGCATGGATGGAGATGAATACCAATCTGTTGGACTCCAACATATGGCCTTTATCTCTTATCAATGTGTGCCTCAATATGTGCAGAACTTCTGAGGCCATTTATCACCATCAAGAATATAGCTACTTGTCTAGCTTTAAAAGAACTGCCCAAATTAAACTTCTCGAACCTATaaccaattaa